The Vicia villosa cultivar HV-30 ecotype Madison, WI unplaced genomic scaffold, Vvil1.0 ctg.000146F_1_1, whole genome shotgun sequence genome contains the following window.
CtaagtaggcctacgcataacaggtaaaccatctctagtgatgccatgtaaGCTACATCACCGGGCTTTCGTCCAATGGgcccatgtgtcaagatggcgtattgtacTAGGAGTTAAAACAcgtgcgtgaagatggttaatgggactatgacgccaattaggctaaggtcatctcgcggccatttaggcttgtgcgaacccgtctaatcatcttgcagtgtgcttgtacaagtctcttgacaatagaaATGAGTGtgactcatcgagggtgtgtttttataacctaatCGAGGCGTTAACACGTTTCtagattccccgtatatggatgcgggtttgcatacttgtttgcattGATTGAGGACAGCTTCCAAGAGCAGAAAGCCAGTTAAACCCGGAAGACCTGACTTCGAGGGTCGCGCCCGACAGGAGGCAGGCAGGTAAACCCGAAAGACCTTTTCTGGAGGAAAATGGTACTCATGATTGTTTGTTGATCCCATTGGTAAGTCAAGGGACTTCCAATGTGGATCGTATCCTTGTTGTGTGTTTGCACTTGGCCGTAaggataaaccccgaatcaatggtggattcggtttgttaATGCacgtaccctgtagaaccgagtgaacccgtaagataggggaactcattgagatttagtaatctcaccccaatcaacttatctttttcaggtgcagtttagtagtggttggtcagtagcaggtttggctAGAAGACTTTGAAGTGGTGATGGCTCAAAGATCATGTTGGTTTTGttattccgctgtgcaagatccatagAAGACTcttgtattatgcttcttagtagaatttccaTGTTGTATTCAATGTAGATCTTCTTTTATAtttggcttttgtatgtactcaatatcaattttaacgtttcatgcataatatactagtcagttatgtatggggtgttacaaaaataAAAGTCTTGGGTATGTCTAACTTATAATTCATTACTTTTAGTCTTAAAATTTTACTTAACTTTTTGtggaaaaatgaaaattaattatttaattattgaatttatttttttaaacacaaAAAAAAGGGTTCAAGACATTTTACAtacttttttttttcgtttttttgatgaaaatatttaaataattaaatataaatttaaaatataaaaaagactCTAAAAATTTAGATAAACTTTAAATGTTAATTATTTTAAGATTATAAATATCTTTAtaccattttaaaaatatatatattattatattaaaataaaagtcttGGGTATGTTTAACTTATAATTCATTACTTTTAGTCTTAAAATTATACTTAAGTTTTTGtggaaaaatgaaaattaattatttaattattgaatttaattttttGAACACAAAAAAAAGGGTTCGGGACATTTTACatacttttttttcctttttttgatgaaaatatttaaataattaaatataaatttaaaatatataaaagactgtaaaaatttatataaactttaaatgttaattattataagattataaatatttttataccattttaaaaatatatattttttgcacTGTTAatcttatataaataaaaaaaattatttatctagAATCAGTTCAACCAGAAAGAGTCGAACCCAGCCTAATCTTAAAATCTTGAATAACACAAATAATACATATATGTTGAGCTATTCTATTATTCCATTTTTATTGCAATTATAATTTATCTTTCACATTCAAAATAATCATACATTTTAAATTTGGTGAAgtgaaaaaaaatgatttaaaatgaaTTTTGTATATTTGAGAATTGGAATGTGTGTTTGTACaataaaaactaaatatttaGATAATAAGTGCTATTAAAAATGAAACATTCTGACTTTTTTgattgaataaagaaaaataggaaaattatttcaaataaagttattaagaaagaaaaacaaaagtaaagaaaaagtatattattaataattaagttttcaaaatatatattaaaacaaaaatgtattcaattaatattattggccttaccaatcgttagttggtcctagggctggcaatgaacccaactaactcgaaaatagtttgaAATTCGATTTGAAAATTagatcgttgaactaggttcatgaaccaaatgagctgaatattagctaaaaactaagttcattaactaaatgagctgaacttgaactatacatagttcgactcgttaggttcatgagtcaactcgattatatatgagatagattatattgtctttaagagtgGGTTTGaagatttgctctaaatcttataattatattttattttaatctaacggttataATTGATAGTTTATATTCTCAAGTtagaaaaatatttctacaaataattatacaaataaaattaacaccgtataaattccaatcttataacttttattttatttctatattttttatttaaaaaatattaatttaaaatgtcaaataaatatataaaaaaagtagactttaaaaaattacttttaagtctaTGAAATAAGTGAGTTGAGCATAACAAGAGTAATCTAACGAGTTGAACCGAGATActcgtgaacttctaacaagtcgagtttgagctgaaaaaaagttagtgataaactcgaactcgaactcaaactcggccaattcttaacgagtcgagtttgagctgaaaaaaaagttcgtcttaaactcgaactcgaactcggccaattcttaacgagtcaaactgagatgaggcgagttcgactcgactcgactcatttccagttagttggtccagtggtgattgacactagacttggtagggagaaccacagtTCGATCTCccacaactgcgatcgggagggggatggaaccacttgatttcagaactcgcccccgaaccagACTAAActggtggtataaagccaaaaaaaatcaTTGGCCTAATatattttatcttgattaaattattatattatttcattAGCTTTTGAATATTGGTCTATAAATAAGCAATATAAATAAGCAATATACTAAACTCTAATATATCATAATTTAGCATCACTAAAAGAGAATGTCAAAAATGATTAACATATTGATATTGGCTCTGTGTTTGGTGACCATGAGTACTTGCCACAAAGATCATGATATCCAGAGTGGGTTGAGAAAAGAAGATTTAGAATTGGAGAGACAACTAAACATTCTTAACAAGCCTCCTTTAAAGAGTATTGATGTATTTATGTTTAATTTACTAGTGCTTTAAGGTTGTCTAATTTGATTTATCTttctaattttctttatttcattttgGTGGTTTTCATAGAGAAAGTCAGGATACATAGTTGATTGTGTTGACATTAACAAACAACCAGCTTTTGATCATCCtttattaaaaaatcataaattacaggtaaaataatttaatatgtattattttaatctatttttttacTAATACAACTTATTtcaatgattattttattttttatttttggtgaTAGAAAAAACCTGTTTAGTCAGACTATACCTTGCAAACGTTCTTGTTTCGTGAAGTGCTAAGTTGGAAATTGTGCACGTATGTCTAGGTGGGACTTATGAGtgatcatgatatcctggtcagcacaTTAAGCGACTATCCTTTTAATATTGGCGACCAGTGATTGAATCGGTGAAGTGTACCTTGGAGTAGCTTGAGGTGTGACATCCTTGGAAGAGTGTATGTTGATGTTTTGAGTGAAGGGGTGTCAATCTTAGTAAAACAAAGACGCTTTGATTTTGATAAATGCATAGGAGTATATAAGAGAGATATTTGAAGTGTAAAGtgaaatttcttgcattgtgactGCACTCTGATCGttagaagcactgcaatgaaggatacaaccgaggaagtcagtttagtgtcAAATTCAGGAGTGAAAAAGGCATTAGATGACTATGTGTGAACAAGTGTGACTACGGGAGGATTTTTATACCAGTAAGAGGCATGAGTTATCAGATGTGTTATCACACCAAGATAATGAAGTTGCATGGTTGGGAAGAAACAATGTAACTGACAGAGTTATCATGATCAGCAGTGCGTTTATGAAGGGTTCGTTATACCGGTTAAGTAACAAGATTTGTTGTAAGGGAAGACATAACAGTTATGTGCTGTGGAAATCAATGGTGAGAGACGAATCTCTAAGTCAACGAGTATTTGGCTTTCAACGTTAAGGAACCATAGTGTGTGACTAAAGACATGTTGAATGGACCTGACCCAGAATGGAAGAGTAAGTAGAGACTTGATTCTGGAGAATGCGCAACCTCAAAGAGTAGTCGATGATGGGTGGTATGTGAAGTTTCGACCCGTGTTATAATTGGATGGCTACAAATAAGGAATTATGATGTATTAATGGGAACTAAGTGAACTTTGGATGTAGCGTGACTCAGAAGATTTTGGGGCATATGTGATTGGTtgaaatcagagtagcgcaacggataaaGGAAGAACCAGATATGCCTGGGGTAGGAACGGGCGGACTAATTGTAGGATCTTATTTTGGTATGGAAGTATCTTCCTAAGAGAAACTCGTCGAAGCAGCGTCTCGTTCATTTCAGCCTCTTTCGTGGATCCACCATAATCTCGAGAAGTGTTATCAATGAGTCAGATTAGGAAGAGACCTTGTGGATGATGTGTGGTCCGATGTTCGTAGAGCATCAATTGAGCTTATAAGCGCCAAGGATTGGACAGAGTATCGTGACTACTGAAATGCTGAAGGCAAGTGAAGGATTTCAATGAGCGCAAATTCTTCTTGGTTATGTTTTATGCATTTATGAGCATGTATGAAGATTTGAATCGTGGTTACAGGTTAATCGTTGGAGTTCACCTTGTGGGTGAAACCTCATGCGAAGTTGTTGGACATCAAGGCTATGGTTGTGGAATGCTACACCATCGTAGATGGTGGTGATGATTGATACGCCTAGGTATGAGGTGAGAATTAAGTAAGGGGATTGAGTTGCATAAGCAAACGTAAATCTGGAACAAGCTACCCTAAGCACCAGGTAATTGGAAGTTAAGACCAAGGAATTTTGGCGGTCTTCTGGATGACACTGCATGGACTCGTGTGAAGCATAATTTGAAGTGTCATCGCAGGAAGGGATATTGTAGAAGGAAATCTTGAATGGTAAGTAATTTGAGAAGCTGATCGAATCAGTAGTGTGTGATGAGAAAGGGTGAGCATATCAAAGATTGAACGAAACATATCCGATAAGAGCGGATTTAAAGGGTTTCTAAAGTCGCAGAAGTCTAGTATAGAATAGTGAAGGTCTAGGACCTTGGAAAGGGCTTCTACTAGATATGTCAAGACAAAGTATGTAAAGAGATGTGTGTGTGAGGATTAGGGTTCTGATCAAGGACACTGGGGCACCAGGGTTTCGGTGGGTTGTGTCTTTGCATGGAACAACTTTCGGATTAAATTGTATGATCTGCCCAAAGGAGAAGGCACAAAGTTGTGGTTATCATGGTGATCGAAAAGAATTCGAGgaagaattctatttaaggggggagaatgtaatatcccatatTGTGTAAGCATGATTATTTATATGCATTATAAGTGACTAAGATGGTGAGTGGATTAGTTAGAACCAAAAGGAATTGGTTAAAAATTAATCAAGTGGCAAGCTTGTAATATTAGCCTAGTTGAGGGGCACTTTGGACATTAAATAAGGTTGCATGGACCTAAGACTTGGTAGGTAGAGGGCTTATGATTCCAAGTCAGAATTTTGGAAGAATGCAAGaggaagaaaagggaaaagattcAAGTTTATTATGTCAAGTTCCATTTTCGCAACAATGATGCAGCTCCCACTAAAAAGTTAATAtatctctgctcgtaactccgattgagacGAATTAGGACTTTTCGGAAAGCTGACGAAATTCTATTCGATTGAGATATATGGTTTGCGTTCGTAGGTGCTGTATTGTTGGAGTTAAACGAGTTTAAAGTTGAGTGATCCAAGCTGAATGTGTGTAAAGTGCATTTACGGATTTGTTGAAGAAAAAGGTGAATCTTTGAACAAGTTAAGAGTTCAATGGATGAATGATCATCATCTCAACCTCCATTTTAGAAAGGTGAGTTTCATTAGATTAGAAACCTTGGGTAGGAATTTGGGGAAGGTTGCATGTTAAGGGTTTAAATGGGTTAATGTGATGCATGCTTAATTTAATGACGAGATTATGTTTTATGAAGATAATATGTACATTGGATCATTGTTGCATGTTAGAAATTCGTTGGAAATTATATATGTAATGCTGGAAATTAATTAATAGtatttgggactggtttagaacccttaaaatgcagaaaaaacTGATTCTGCtacagggtaatcggttactggcttctgagtaaccggttactctatTGAAAAAATGCGTTGCTGGGCATTTTgtatgccagtaaccggttactggcttctgggtaaccggttaccctgggttTAAATGGAAAATTttgcaaactttaaaaattcataactttcccCTCGGGTATCGAAATTGCGCAAAGTTTATATGGTTGGAAAGCTAGTTAGATGtaatatctaataaaattggtccctaaACCAAAATGTTTGATTTAAGAATATAAGAATCCTTCTTAGTGAGACTTGTCTATCGAGTATTTGTACATACTAATGTTTTATATGATCATGGGTGTGTTGATTTTGTAACATGTGAGTTATGCATAGTTAGGCTGAattaatctcattgcacttaATTGCTACGTTATGCTTAAATGTGAATGATATGTTGTGATGAGATATGAATATCTTGttaatgcccgttgtttcggttaaacaattgggattgtgtgcttgtgtgatttggCGCTTGATATGTGTCTATGCTTGAAGCGAAACGGGTcgggggctaggttgcgttatgtcccgggctttgtgatcaatgggacagccccgatcgtGTGATCTtaggctcacacctgagctaccgttgtagtgtgattgtgagggtcttgaggcattCCCCACTTGACGTTAACACACTTGCATACTCGAtatggtggcgttatgcggctaagtaggcctacgcataacaggtaatcCATCTCTAGTGATGTCATGTAAGCTACATCACTAGGATTTCGCCCGATGGGCCCATGTGTCAGGATGGCGTATTGTACTAGGCGTTAACACAcgtgcgtgaagatggttaatgggactaTGACGctaattaggctaaggtcatctcgcggccatttaggcttgtgcgaacccgtctaatcatcttgcagtgtgcttgtacaagtctcttgacaatagacATGGGCGtgactcatcgagggtgtgtttttataacctagtcgaggtgTTAATgcgtttctggattccccgtatatggatgcgggtttgcatacttgtttgcattGATTGAGGATAGCTTCCGAGAGCAGAAAGGCAGTTAAACCCAGAAGACCTGACCTCGAGGGTCGCGCCCGACAGGAGGCAAGCAGGTAAACCCGAAAGACCTTTTCTGGAGGAAACTGTTACTCATGATTGTTTGTTGATCCCATTGGTTAGTGAAGGGACTTCCAATGTGGATCGTATCCTTGTTGTGTGTTTGCACTTGGCCGTAAGGATAAACACCGAATCAATAGTGGATTCGGTTTGTTAATGCACGTACCCTGTAAaaccgagtgaacccgtaagataggggaactcgttgagatttagtaatctcaccccaatcaacttatctttTTCAAGTGTAGTTTAGTAGtggttggtcagtagcaggtttggctAGAAGACTTTGAAATGGTGATGGCTCAAAGATCTTGTTGGTTTTGctattccgctgtgcaagatccatagAAGACTcttgtattatgcttcttagtagaatttccaTGTTGTATTCTATGTAGATCTTCTTTTATAtttgacttttgtatgtactcaatatcaattttaacgtttcatgcataatatactagtcagttatgtatggggtgttacaaaaataAAAGTCTTGGGTATGTCTAACTTATAATTCATTACTTTTAGTCTTAAAACTTTACTTAACTTTTTGtggaaaaatgaaaattaattatttaattattgaatttatttttttgaacaCAAAAAAAAAGGGTTCGGGACATTTTACAtactttttttttcgtttttttgatgaaaatatttaaataattaaatataaatttaaaatatacaaaAGACTCTAAAAATTTAGATAAACTTTAAATGTTAATTATTATAAGATTATAAATATCTTTAtaccattttaaaaatatatatattattatattaaaataaaagtcttGGGTATGTTTAACTTATAATTCATTACTTTTAGTCTTAAAATTATACTTAAGTTTTTGtggaaaaatgaaaattaattatttaattattgagtttatttttttgaaCACAAAAAAAAAGGGTTCGGGACATTTTAcatacttttttttttcctttttttgatgaaaatatttaaataattaaatataaatttaaaatatataaaagactctaaaaatttatataaactttaaatgttaattattataagattataaatatttttataccattttaaaaatatatattttttgcacTGTTAatcttatataaataaaaaaatttatttatctagAATCAGTTCAACCAGAAAGAGTCGAACCCAGCCTAATCTTAAAATCTTGAATCCGTAGGTACACCAGCTTTATTTAACACAAATAATACATATATGTTGAACTATTCTATTATTCCATTTTTATTGCAATTATAATTTATCTTTCACATtcaaaataatcatatattttaaatttagtaatgaaaaaaaatgatttaaaatgaaTTTTGTATATTTGAGAATTGGAATGTGTGTTTGTACaataaaaactaaatatttagataataagtgctattaaaaaatttatttatctagAATCAGTTCAACCAGAAAGAGTCGAACCCAGCCTAATCTTAAAATCTTGAATCCGTAGGTACACCAGCTTGATTTAACACAAATAATACATATATGTTGAACTATTCTATTATTCTATTGTTATTGCAATTATAATTTATCTTTCACATTCAAAATAATCATACATTTTAAATTTGGTGAAATGAAAAAAagtgatttaaattgaattttgtatatTTGAGAATTGGAATGTGTGTTTGTACaataaaaactaaatatttaGATAATAAGTGCTATTAAAAATGAAACATTCTGACTTTTTTgattgaataaagaaaaataggaaaattatttcaaataaagttattaagaaagaaaaacaaaaataaagaaaaagtatataataattaatttttcaaaatatatattaaaacaaaaatgtattcaattaatattattggccttaccaatcgttagttggtccagtagTGATTGACGCTAGATTTGGTAGGGAGAAcgacggttcgatcccccgcaactgcgatctgGAAgaggatggaaccacttgattcCAGAACTCGCTCCCAAACCAGACTAAATCGGTGGTATAAagtcaaaaaaaaatcattggcctaatatattttatcttgattaaattattatattatttcattAGCGTTTGAATATTGGTCTATAAATAAGCAATATACTAAACTCTAATATATCATAATTAAGCATCACTAAAAGAGAATGTCAAAAATGATTAACATATTGATATTGGCTCTGTGTTTGGTGACCATGAGTACTTGCCACAAAGATCATGATATCCAGAGTGGGTTGAGAAAAGAAGATTTAGAATTGGAGAGACAACTAAACATTCTTAACAAGCCTCCTTTAAAGAGTATTCATGTATTTATGCTTAATTTATTGGTGCTTTAAGGTTGTCTAATTTGATTTATCTttctaattttctttatttcattttgGTGGTTTTCATAGACAAAGTCAGGATACATAGTTGATTGTGTTGACATTAACAAACAACCAGCTTTTGATCATCCtttattaaaaaatcataaattacaggtaaaataatttaatatgtgttattttaatctatttttttacTAATACAACTTATTtcaatgattattttatttttttatttttggtgaTAGAAAAAACCTGTTTTTGAAAGCAATATTACTGAAACAAGAGTTCAAAATTCATCAATCAAGCCTACACTCATACTTGAGAAATTTAGTTGTCCTAAAGGAACTGTTCCTATTCGGAGGACAACCAAAAATGATTTAATTCAACAAAAAAAGTTATTCAATGCTCATAATCTAACTCAAAATGGTGGCATAAATCATGTAAGTTTTATCatataataaattcaaatttcaatttcttaatttatttatataattaacatatattacttttttattaatatttgaatttattaaaatttagttTTCTCGCGTGTATATGACaaaactgctttctccttactATGGGGTTATTGGAACTACTAGTGTTTGGAATCCAAAAGTTTATAAAGGTCAAACAAGTTCAGGTAACTTATATGTCCAAAGGGGAGAAGGAGACAATATAAACAAAATCACAGTTGGATGGCATGTGAGTTTTAATTTATTctataatttcaattttattttagtcTAAACAAATGCATGAATACATAACTATAAATTTGATATTGAAATGAATTAATTATTTTCTAATCCATCTCTTAATTGATGTTAGGTGTCTCCAGAATTTTATAATGACGATCAAACTCATTTATATTCGTTCTGGGCGGTAagtaaaaatttatatattatttaatatttagttatttattagtatataaattattttacatgAGTGGCAAATTCTAGATAATACCAATTATATAATACCAtttcatttattatatattattatttataaattttagatGTTCTTAATACATTTTTTAACTCTTCTTTCTCATAAAGTTGTCATGAatacttttgtttttttattaatatttttcttatatttctCTGAATCTAAAGTTATATATGATTTTGTTTGTAAATATAACATGAAATTTAAAAACTACAGTCAGGAAAGAATGGGTGCTTTAATATGTTCTGCAAAGGTTTCGTTCAAGTTGACAGATCACATACCTTTGGTGCACCTATCACTAAAACATCTACCTACGATGGAGAGATGGTGAACCTACCACTTAGAATTTCTCAGGTCATCtctttaaataaaatttcaatttaattaaaacatttaaattaatttgtatcataaaatatttttaaattgtaaTGATACAAAATGATGATGTTCAAAGTGAtgttatataaaatattatagacTATTACGGTCTGATTTATAAGAAAGATTAtctttttaaattcattgaataatgaatgtatctagtctatataaatgatcagatacattaattattctatGAACGTAAAGAAAGAATCTTTGTTTATAAATAAGCCTGGAAGGAGTATAtattaacttaaattaaattaaattctttCAATTAAGTcataaatatttgaatatttataacactaatagtaaaattatcaaattttatgGTGTTCAGGATAATAAAGGCAATTGGTGGATAAAAGTGATTGACAAGGATATTGGATATTTTCCTGCTGCTTTATTCTCATCATTGGACGGTGCTGAAGAAATAGGATGGGGAGGATATACAGTAACTCCTACGGGTACTGATAGTCCTGCAATGGGTTCTGGCCACATACCAGATACTCACCCTCTTCATGCAGCTTATTTTATATTTGTTCAACAAGTGAATATAGTTGGAAATGGTTATGATCCTGAAACATATGCAGTAGAAACTTACAATGATGCTCCTAATTGCTATGGAGCTACAAACTATGCACATAATGGAAAACTTTATGGGTATTCTCTTCAATTTGGAGGACCAGGTGGTAATTGTAGAACTTAATTATGATGAATatcttttaattatatataataaagatttttaatgaTCCGTgaacaaatattatatttttaatgtttttaaaggGGTTTTCTCGGTCTAATAATATAAAGTATTATTCCTTAATTAATAAAGGATAAAAATATGGAATCCCAtactttataaccttattcaaATTAAAAGTATGAAATTTTATTTGGTAAAATAATCTTATTTTGAATTGACAGttcaaattaaaaacaaacatgaattttatttattcattaaccGTTAGAATTGAGTTTGTTGCAGACGGGAAAAAATACAGAGTCGCCGCtatatttttttcattcttaAGAAACATGAGAAATAATGATAAATCTTAAAATAAGGGATAAGATAGTCATCACAATCGAATAAGTGTTTGGGAGTCAGTTAAGTGAGGGGGAGGTGTTAGGAACCCCTCACTTCCCTCTATTCAAGAGGAATATTTCatgcctttatttattttatttatttaaatataaattatttacaaaaataaaaaagaatgaaaatgttAGTATTTTGTTAGTAAGCTCGACAGAGTTTCAGAACTatgtgcctacgtattcttagggtctgtttgttaaaaatagcggtt
Protein-coding sequences here:
- the LOC131624635 gene encoding protein neprosin-like is translated as MSKMINILILALCLVTMSTCHKDHDIQSGLRKEDLELERQLNILNKPPLKSIHTKSGYIVDCVDINKQPAFDHPLLKNHKLQKKPVFESNITETRVQNSSIKPTLILEKFSCPKGTVPIRRTTKNDLIQQKKLFNAHNLTQNGGINHFSRVYMTKLLSPYYGVIGTTSVWNPKVYKGQTSSGNLYVQRGEGDNINKITVGWHVSPEFYNDDQTHLYSFWASGKNGCFNMFCKGFVQVDRSHTFGAPITKTSTYDGEMVNLPLRISQDNKGNWWIKVIDKDIGYFPAALFSSLDGAEEIGWGGYTVTPTGTDSPAMGSGHIPDTHPLHAAYFIFVQQVNIVGNGYDPETYAVETYNDAPNCYGATNYAHNGKLYGYSLQFGGPGGNCRT